The region ACCTGGGACGCTACCGCCAGGCCGTCAAGACCTATACGCAGGGCCTGGAGGAACACGAAGCCAGTCCCCACCTGCTGCGTCATCGCGGGCACCGTTTCATCACTTTGCGCCGCTTCGACTGGGCCATCGACGACTTCGAGAAGGCGGCCGGACTCACCCAGGGCCAGCCCGACGAGGTCGAAGAGGACGGCTTGCCCAACGCCCGCAACGTCCCCACCAGCACCTTGCAGACCAACATCTACTACCACCTGGGGTTGGCCCATTACCTGAAGGGCGATTTCGAGAAGGCGCTGGACGCCTATCAAGAATGCCTGCAGCGCTCCAGGAACAACGACATGCAGGTGGCCACCCGCCACTGGCTCTACATGACCCTGCGCCGGCTGGGGCGCCAGGAGGAGGCGCGGGAAGTGCTCATGCCCGTCGAAGAAGGCATGGACATCATCGAAAACCAGGCCTACTACGACCTGCTGCTGATGTACAAGGGACTGAAGACGCCGCAGGACCTGCTCGATCCTGAAGCGGACGGACTGCAGTCGGCCACCGTCGGCTACGGAATCGGCAACTGGCACCTCTACAACGGGCGGCGCGAAGAAGCCATGAAGATCTTCGGCCAGATCGTCGAGCAGCCCGGCTGGGCCGCCTTCGGCTACATCGCTTCCGAAGCCGAGTTGGCGCGCCGCGGCGACTGATTCCCCACGGCTAATCGGGAAGCCCTTCGGCAGGTTCTCCGTTGCCGTTTTCGTTCACGTCGGGACGCTCCAGCAGTTGGCCGGCATAAGGACCGGCGGCGCGCACCAGGATAACGGTGGGAAGGTCCTGCACCAGGCTGTCCAGCCGTTTGGCGTACTCTTCTTCGCTGCCCAAGGGCGAATCCCGCAGGCCCAGGAAGACGAGGTCGGCCTGGCGCGACTTGTGGGCGATGACCTCTTGCACGGTCTGGTCCTCGGGCAACTCGATGATCTCGGTGCGGGCGTTGATCCGGTTGCGCTCGATGAGGCCCGAAAGGGTGTTCTCGGCACGTTCATAGGTCATCTCGTTGGTGGTGATGACCTTGACCGAGATACGGGCCCCGGACCACTCAGGATTGGCCGAGAGCAGGTAGGCGAAAAGCAACATCATGTCGCCGTTGCGTTCCAGTCCGCCCCACCAGACGTCGATGCTGCGCATGGAGTTGACCCAGCGGCGCGAGCTGATGCGGCACAACAGCGTCGATTTGCCCAGCATGGCTGCCTTCCGGGTGATGCGAAGCACCGAAGGCAGACGATCTGTTTTCTCGCTCCATCCGAACATGATGGTGTTGGAAGCGATGCCGGCGATGCCGTTGGCTTGCAGCACCTGGACCGCGCCTTCTTCGAAATCGTCGACGATGTCGGTTTCGGCGAAGGCCACCAAGTCGGCGGCCCTGAGCCTCTGGTTGGCCTTCCGGGTCCGATCTGAAGCCTCGGATGTGAGTTCTTCCAGGTCGCCCACCAGCAGGTTGCAGACGGTGACGATGCCCCGCTCCTGGTTGAGCCAGGAGGCGAAATGGATCAGGTCGAGCCGCTTTTCGACGTCCCCGGCGAAGACCAGGATGTGGGGTCGCCAGTTCTTGGAGTCGACGGGCATCTCGCGCAGCTTCAAGAGAGTGGCCCGGACCAGGGATATCAAGGCGCCATGACGGGCGTCTCCCCAGGAGGTGCTGAGCGAGCGGCGGCGCAGTCCGGCGTAGATGAGCAATTCCACGAAGGCGGCCACGATGGCGGCCGCCGGCTGGATCAGCCACATGACCCAGATGCACCCGGCGGCGCCGCCCAGAGAGACGATCCAGGGCACCCGGATGGTGGGCCGGTAGGAGGGCGCTCCGCTCAACTGCTCGAGTCCGGCCACCAGGTTAACCATGCCGTAGGTGGTGAGGAAGAACATGGTGAGCACGGGCGCCACCGCGTTGAGGTCTCCCAGTCCGACCGCGGCCAGCGCCAGGGCGGTGGAAAAGAAGTGAGGCATGCTCAGTCCCCAGATCTTCTTGGGCAAAAAGGGGATGACACGGTCTTCTTGCAGCATTTCAAAGGTGCGGGGGGCTCCCAGGATGCTGCCCACGGCCGAGGAGAAGATGGCGCCCCACAAAGCCGGCACCACCAGCCAGGGGACGGTGGCGATCGAGAACCAGATCAGGTTGTCCTCGGACAAGGTCTGAGGATCGCTGGTCAAGGCCAGGACGATGGGCACCGTCAGATAAACCACGAATCCGGCCAGGACAGCCAGCAGCGTCCCCCGGGGAAGGCTGCGGCGCGGATCTTTGAGGTCGCCGGAAAGGCTGATGCCGGCCATGATTCCGGTGACGGCGGGGAAGAAGACGGCGAAAACGGCCCAGAAGCTGACCTCGGTGGCGGCTCCTTGCCACAGGGGTAGGCTGTCCGAGGAGCGCCCCGCCGCGCCTGCGGCGAATGAGATCAGGGC is a window of Acidobacteriota bacterium DNA encoding:
- a CDS encoding tetratricopeptide repeat protein; the encoded protein is MLERMTYWGLARTAAVIVLLMAGAPLAGQDREEEPEVQARSLLGKELRTPPVSSEVRAEFEAKLEEARKRYRENPSEENLIWVGRRLAYLGRYRQAVKTYTQGLEEHEASPHLLRHRGHRFITLRRFDWAIDDFEKAAGLTQGQPDEVEEDGLPNARNVPTSTLQTNIYYHLGLAHYLKGDFEKALDAYQECLQRSRNNDMQVATRHWLYMTLRRLGRQEEAREVLMPVEEGMDIIENQAYYDLLLMYKGLKTPQDLLDPEADGLQSATVGYGIGNWHLYNGRREEAMKIFGQIVEQPGWAAFGYIASEAELARRGD
- a CDS encoding Na-K-Cl cotransporter, giving the protein MARAKAGLRAWHPKALFAKPDAKLGTFLGVFTPSVLTILGVILFLRTGWVVGQVGLAPALLIVLLAHAITFATALSTSAVATNMRVGTGGAYYMISRSLGLEIGGAIGIPLFLAQVFSVTLYAFGLAESIQLFRPDVPQQPVAAATVIVVALLAARGASFALRLQVPILALIGIALISFAAGAAGRSSDSLPLWQGAATEVSFWAVFAVFFPAVTGIMAGISLSGDLKDPRRSLPRGTLLAVLAGFVVYLTVPIVLALTSDPQTLSEDNLIWFSIATVPWLVVPALWGAIFSSAVGSILGAPRTFEMLQEDRVIPFLPKKIWGLSMPHFFSTALALAAVGLGDLNAVAPVLTMFFLTTYGMVNLVAGLEQLSGAPSYRPTIRVPWIVSLGGAAGCIWVMWLIQPAAAIVAAFVELLIYAGLRRRSLSTSWGDARHGALISLVRATLLKLREMPVDSKNWRPHILVFAGDVEKRLDLIHFASWLNQERGIVTVCNLLVGDLEELTSEASDRTRKANQRLRAADLVAFAETDIVDDFEEGAVQVLQANGIAGIASNTIMFGWSEKTDRLPSVLRITRKAAMLGKSTLLCRISSRRWVNSMRSIDVWWGGLERNGDMMLLFAYLLSANPEWSGARISVKVITTNEMTYERAENTLSGLIERNRINARTEIIELPEDQTVQEVIAHKSRQADLVFLGLRDSPLGSEEEYAKRLDSLVQDLPTVILVRAAGPYAGQLLERPDVNENGNGEPAEGLPD